One window of the Triticum dicoccoides isolate Atlit2015 ecotype Zavitan chromosome 3B, WEW_v2.0, whole genome shotgun sequence genome contains the following:
- the LOC119280296 gene encoding uncharacterized protein LOC119280296: MAAFHLLFVLVLALAASSSASAVAAADDDDVRLRQEVMMQALGVVVRFDLATTDAKAVRQVKQALAVLNREVKARPQQWKPIFKALDKVMDGGADDRSRAEASAELKVLLDRELGPCPDSLRRDLGIGDL, encoded by the coding sequence ATGGCTGCCTTccacctcctcttcgtcctcgtgctTGCGCTCGCCGCCAGCAGCAGTGCCAGCGCAGTGGCCGCCGCGGACGACGATGACGTGCGGCTGCGGCAGGAGGTCATGATGCAGGCCCTCGGGGTGGTCGTCCGCTTCGACCTCGCCACCACCGACGCCAAGGCAGTGAGGCAGGTGAAGCAGGCGCTCGCCGTGCTGAACCGTGAGGTCAAGGCCCGCCCACAGCAGTGGAAGCCCATCTTCAAGGCCCTTGACAAGGTGATGGACGGCGGCGCCGACGACCGCAGTAGGGCGGAGGCGTCCGCCGAGCTCAAGGTGCTGCTCGACCGCGAGCTCGGCCCGTGCCCGGACAGCCTCAGAAGGGACCTCGGAATCGGTGATCTGTAA
- the LOC119280297 gene encoding uncharacterized protein LOC119280297 → MAAFNHLLFFLVLAFAAISIISAGAAAGDDVDAQLRKVAMSQAVKVLSRYSPETTDLETLKRALAVVNREAQPYWKPIFNNVNRVMDSGADGRSKEAAFPVAKELLNRELSQGPNAVKIDFEYA, encoded by the coding sequence ATGGCCGCGTTCAACCACCtactcttcttccttgttctcgCCTTTGCCGCCATCAGCATCATCAGCGCAGGGGCCGCTGCGGGCGACGACGTCGACGCGCAGCTGCGGAAGGTGGCCATGTCGCAGGCCGTCAAGGTGTTGTCCCGCTACAGCCCGGAAACCACCGATCTGGAGACGCTGAAGCGGGCCCTGGCGGTGGTGAACCGGGAGGCGCAGCCGTACTGGAAGCCTATCTTCAACAACGTCAACAGGGTGATGGACAGCGGCGCCGACGGCCGCAGCAAGGAGGCGGCCTTCCCCGTGGCCAAGGAGCTGCTCAACCGCGAGCTCAGCCAAGGCCCTAACGCCGTCAAGATCGACTTCGAATATGCGTGA
- the LOC119282661 gene encoding uncharacterized protein LOC119282661, which produces MARAFPMGVVAAAAVLVVLCAVMSSAAAQPRPPLPKNSHMITPGRFGKRAQVLSCDDTKDGNSPCTATCDKRCPNECVVMCPGCKTYCLCDFYPGVSCGDPRFTGADGNNFYFHGKKDQDFCVLSDADLHINAHFIGKRNPSMSRDFTWIQALGIRFAEHRLYMGAQKTTKWKNDVDRLELNLDGESFNIAADIGAKWQSTVVPGLTVTRTTVTNGVRVQLKGVFDIMAKVVPITQEDSRVHNYGVTDDDSLAHLDIGFKFYDLTDDVHGVLGQTYRSDYVNKLSVSASMPVMGGVASYISSDIFSTDCKVARFGLSTGISMVTTTAN; this is translated from the exons ATGGCGAGGGCTTTCCCCATGGGAGTGGTGGCCGCCGCGGCCGTGCTGGTGGTGCTGTGTGCCGTCATGTCTTCTGCCGCCGCGCAGCCTCGTCCCCCTCTGCCAAAGAACTCCCACATGATCACCCCAGGGCGGTTCGGGAAGAGGGCCCAGGTGCTCTCCTGCGACGACACCAAGGACGGGAACAGCCCCTGCACCGCCACCTGCGACAAGCGCTGCCCCAACGAGTGCGTCGTCATGTGCCCAGGCTGCAAGACATACTGCT TGTGTGACTTTTACCCCGGGGTGTCATGTGGCGACCCGCGTTTCACAGGAGCAGACGGCAACAACTTCTACTTCCACGGCAAGAAGGACCAGGATTTCTGTGTCCTCTCTGATGCCGACCTCCACATCAATGCCCACTTCATCGGCAAGCGCAACCCCAGTATGAGCCGTGACTTCACTTGGATTCAAGCTTTGGGCATCCGCTTTGCCGAGCACCGCCTCTACATGGGCGCCCAGAAGACCACCAAGTGGAAGAACGACGTCGACCGCCTTGAGTTGAACCTCGATGGAGAATCATTCAACATAGCTGCAGACATCGGGGCAAAGTGGCAGTCCACTGTTGTGCCTGGCCTGACCGTCACGAGGACCACCGTGACCAATGGCGTGAGGGTCCAGCTTAAGGGTGTGTTTGACATCATGGCTAAGGTGGTGCCCATCACGCAGGAGGACTCCCGCGTCCACAACTACGGTGTAACTGACGATGACAGCCTCGCGCATCTGGACATCGGGTTCAAGTTCTATGACCTCACCGACGATGTTCACGGTGTCCTCGGCCAGACCTACCGCTCTGACTACGTCAACAAGCTCAGCGTGAGCGCTAGCATGCCAGTGATGGGTGGTGTAGCCAGCTACATCTCCTCTGAcatattctccaccgactgcaagGTCGCTAGGTTCGGACTTAGCACCGGCATCTCCATGGTCACCACCACGGCAAACTAA
- the LOC119282662 gene encoding uncharacterized protein LOC119282662 — MAGRRQAAWCLVVIALAVTLAVASAQPVQPRVGGPGKKGAKMPPGKFETVTFAKNNKRKYEVACTDNRGPPCVVSCPKTCPNKCLAFCEYCMTFCMCDMFPGTSCGDPRFTGGDGNTFYFHGKKDQEFCIVSDKDLHINVHFIGNHNPDMKRDFTWVQALGVTFVHGGADHRLYVGAKKVVEWDEEEDHIQISLDGVPVEVESGKNTQWVSRAMPGLSVTRTDTVNTIVMELDGVFSISANAVPITDEDSRIHNYGKTEKDSLVHLDLGFKFHTLTNGVDGVLGQTYRSNYVSKVNVTAKMPIMGGAPKYLSASLFSTDCAVSQFHRNGGTAIETFAS, encoded by the exons atggcggggaGGCGGCAGGCAGCCTGGTGCCTGGTGGTCATCgctctggcggtgacgctggcGGTGGCGTCGGCGCAGCCCGTGCAGCCGAGGGTGGGCGGGCCTGGGAAGAAAGGCGCCAAGATGCCGCCGGGCAAGTTCGAGACGGTGACGTTCGccaagaacaacaagcgcaagtacGAGGTGGCCTGCACCGACAACCGCGGCCCGCCCTGCGTCGTCTCCTGCCCCAAGACCTGCCCCAACAAGTGCCTCGCCTTCTGCGAGTACTGCATGACCTTCTGCA TGTGCGACATGTTCCCGGGCACGTCATGCGGGGACCCACGCTTCACGGGTGGCGACGGCAACACCTTCTACTTCCACGGCAAGAAGGACCAGGAATTCTGCATCGTCTCCGACAAGGACCTCCACATCAacgtgcacttcattggcaaccacAACCCCGATATGAAGCGTGACTTCACGTGGGTGCAGGCCCTCGGTGTCACCTTCGTCCACGGCGGCGCCGACCACCGCCTCTACGTAGGTGCCAAGAAGGTCGTCGAgtgggacgaggaggaggaccatATTCAAATCTCCCTCGACGGGGTGCCCGTGGAGGTGGAGTCCGGCAAGAACACCCAGTGGGTCTCTAGGGCCATGCCGGGGCTCTCCGTCACTCGCACCGACACGGTGAACACCATCGTCATGGAGCTTGACGGCGTGTTCAGCATCTCGGCCAATGCCGTGCCCATCACTGATGAGGACTCCCGGATCCACAACTACGGGAAGACTGAGAAGGACAGCCTCGTGCACCTCGACCTAGGGTTCAAGTTCCACACCCTTACTAACGGCGTTGATGGTGTGCTCGGCCAGACCTACCGCTCAAACTACGTCAGCAAGGTCAACGTCACGGCCAAGATGCCCATCATGGGGGGTGCGCCCAAGTACCTCTCGGCCAGCCTCTTCTCCACAGACTGCGCCGTCTCCCAGTTCCACCGTAACGGTGGCACCGCCATCGAGACGTTCGCCTCATAA